One Argentina anserina chromosome 6, drPotAnse1.1, whole genome shotgun sequence genomic window, CCTGCTTGAAAGTTAGAAGGCACCGTCCTCTCCAAGTTCACCGGATGTGGAAGAAGAACCTCCAGActcctctctcctctctcctctctccgcctcctcctcctcccaaCCCAACTCCGCCCACTGCTGGAACTGCACCGCCGCCGCTTCTACGACGCCGTTTCTACTCTGCCCTTCCTGTCGCTGCATCCAGACCGTCGATTACTTCCAGATTTTCCGACTGTAAGTCACTCAAGCTTCGAGATTTTGATGCTTAATTTATCATATTGTagtttatatatgtttattttgTGCTACATAATGGAAAGTTTGAACCTTGGATAGTAAGTAGTGGTTCTTAGAAAACAAAGGTTATGCCTTTGGTGGTTGTGATTGTAAAAAGAGTGAACATTTGAAGCTCATgtgcctttttctttttcttttttggttgaaaaaaaaatgcaggGAGAGGAAGTATGATAGTGTGGAGGGAACATTTAGAGGGGAAGTATAAGGAGTGGCAGAAGAAGTTGCACCCTGATCTTGTTCATTCGAAGTCGGAGGTTTCTTCATGAGACTTCTTCATACTTTTGAATGTATTGGGGGGAATTAAGTGAATATGTCAGCTATCTAGGAGGTGAATTTTATTGGCTTGTTGTTTATTGTGTTGACAGAAGGAGAGAGAGTACGCTGCGGAGCAGTCTGCTCGGGTGATTGATGCATACCGGACTCTTAGCAACCCCTTGGCGAGGGCAATTTATATTGTGAGTGATCAATTGAACATCCTGATGATTCTTTCCTTAATGTAATGCATTCCTCTATAATAGACATGTTAGCTCTAGGATGGTATAATGCAgaaagtttcaaaatatttataaaaacTGCAATGATTCGAGCCTACTCTACTGATATCCACAgaactttgaaatttttatCAATATGTTGAAAATTCCCAAAGGACACCGATGGTGTGAGTCTGTCCGGCTTTTATAAAATGTAATATATTGCCCTCATCTTAAAACATTTTCATCACCAGAGgtcatttgtttcttttgcttCCTTGCAAATGATGAACCCTGTTTTTGAGTAGTCATTTTGGTacagtaaatactaaattaCTGAGATCTAATTATTGTTAGCACTTCCATGAAGGATATCATGtgcataatttttttgttcctTACTAATGATGCTTGATGTCTTCCATTCATGATTTCCACAAGTTTATGTAATTGAACTGAACTATATCTTTTTCAGCTGAAGCTTGAAGGTGTAGACATTGATGAAGAGGAGACACTTACAGACTTGGATTTATTAAGTGAGGTAATTTGCAAACCTGAATTTGCTGTATCAGTACAAATCTAGTCCTTTGGAGTTAGTATTATATCTGCTTGATACTGAAGCCTAAGAGTAACAGTGAATTACAAATGGGAACATGATTTCACATTTTTCAAATCTACACATGCTCCATGTGTCTGGTTATTTCTCCATGtacagttttttatttttttacttttaattcAACATGTTTGAGATCAATAGCATTTCTCAGGGACTCGTCTGGTTCTGTAAAATCAATTGCGGTGGAAGTATTTGGCATACATTCACTAAGTTTGTAAAATCCAAGATGGTTGGAGCATGGTATTTTTTAGGACACAAATTGGGATTTTGCAAGTGAAGTAGTGATAATATCGCAATTGAGATGATTTCTGTGGAGATGGTgtctttatttatatatttaggaatcTTTTTGTTCTTTAAACTTAATTCAGGACATAATTTTATGATATTGGAGAAAGCATAGTTCCTGTAGATGTTTGGAGTGGTGGGCTGCTTTTATCCTGTTTTTTGGATTTGATGGAACTCACTGATACTCTAGTTTTCTGATATATTGATCCCCAGTAAGAGTTCAGATATCTGTTTCTTCTGATTTTAAAATGTTTCAGATTATGGAAATAAGGGAAGCTGTTGAAGAGGCTTCTGACGCACAGGCGTTAAATCAAATTCAGACTCAGGTGTGACCAAGTCTTTATTAATAATTGCAGTCAGTACAAGAGTATAAAATTCTGTTAGCTTACACATATGTGGCTGGCACACTCAATTGTAGAGCAATTTCATGAAAGAACTACGGATTACCACTCACCAGATTACTTTAGATTCTTGATTCAAAGGGCGTTTGATATAGTAAGAGTTCTGTGTTTACTTCTTTTTGGGATGGAAGAGCTGGCTAGCTGGTTTGTGTCGCCTGCTCAGTCAATTGCATATGTATAACGAGGAGTTTAACACACTTTTGTTATCTTTATTTAAATCCAAACTTACCTGTGTTCTTTCTCATGCAGATGCAAGAAAAACTGAAGGAGTGGTCTAATAATTTTTCCAAGACATTTGAGAGCCGGAACTTTGAAGAAGCCGTAAAAGCTATTCGGCATATGACTTACTATGAGCGTGTAATGAAGAAATTGTAAAGAGACGGTAATGCAGGTAGTACTATACTCTTCAACGAAATCGTCATTATAGACTATAGAGAGAATGGTTATACGAGCAACCATAAAGGTCAAATTGTGCCAACAGTTCTATATGAAGAGATATGCATTCTGgaaactttttattttattttattttatcttgttATGTTATTATCCTGTAATCTTATGTAATAGATCAGATATGCCTAGAAATTTTGTGTTAGTGCAGGATCCCTTATCTTTAACTTATTGACAGACGAGTATTACTTTCAGGGTTGGGCATGTGAAACTCATATGGTTGTTATAGAAAGAGCATATAAATTCATGACTGGAACTACAAGCTAGAATGGAAACAGGTGAGTGGTTTCTATCTCAGGAACAAAGTGTTGCACATTGATTTTTTCCTGTTTCATCTGCATGAATGGTGGTGTAATCCGAGATTATTTTCTCTGTTTAAAGccatgatttgattcaagacCTAGTTGCGGTTGCTCAGCATCCTTCTGATACCTAATACATATTAGAGGAGCTGGCATCTTAATGTGATGGTTCAGACTAGAGATGAATTGTTGATGAAACAGTTTTATCTAGCAGGGACCCATGTAAGCCTAGGAGCTGATGACTGAATAAGAGACGAGGTAATCTCGTATGTTTACAAAATAATACTCGAACTGGTAGGACTTTTGTATCACTATTGATCCAGTCACCAGAGTGTAGAAAATGTTTATGGGATCAACTTTTTCCCAATAATGAAGACTAGGTCCAGCAGACCTTAATGGACAATGACCCCTGCTATGTGTTTATATACTAGTAAATGTAGTTATATATTGTATGCAACTTAGATATAGACTTGACAAGATGGGCGTGGGAGCTGAAAAGACATTAGATCTTAACGGTTGTGCCAAATTTGTTGAGATGTTGAATGAGAGATTTGGACAAGAGGGGAGTAAGGTGGGAACGGATTGCTTCATACGTTCATGATAGAAACTGAGGGGTTTTTTTATGAGAAAGGAAACTGAGTTTTTTACTTGGTCTGAAATGTGGAAAATGAGTTTCTTCAACTCAAAACTTTCTCCGGCAAATAGAAAAGGCAATGGCAATAAAGGATCACCACATAATAATCATATAATCTTGTAGGCTCGTTGTATACGTATCTTTATACTACTGGATGTACTAATTTAATTTCTCTTAATTATTTGGTCATTGATTTGAATTACAAGTATAGAGGGGATATTGTATAGTTGTCCGTTCAAACTTTGAGAAAAATGACAGGTCCTCTCTTTGATCAACAAACTAGAGAGTAGAAAGTAGAAACCATGGtctgaaaaatcaaaaatatcCCTGATATTTAGgccatattttttgttttttttcactaGGCGATATATCTTTAACCACCCAATAACTTTTCGTCCGATATATTCGATATTTCACgatatttttcaaaattttgcaAAATCACCGATATCTCATGATATTTCACGTGCCACTTCATCATTTCCCTTCAGATTTGAAAATTCAACTCAAAAAACCAATTACCCTTATTCGAACTTGGTCACCTAATTTCAAAACCCAATATGTTTGCCACTGGACTAACCACATATCTTGTCATATATGGCAACTTTAATTACTATAACATCTTCCACAAATCTAAAACCCAATTACTTCTATTTTTTACTTGCCTTTCTATTTAGTATTTACCAATGAATtcaaattttgtaaacctttaaatattttgtttatataattagacaaaatttaatatttacatCTCCCATTAATTACATTTCTATTCACTTTACATCATATTAGATAATGCATTAGATGTCTAAACTAATATTTTGAGAATACTTAATGatttagattttgttttttcacCTTGAGTAATACACTCAATATAGATTAATAGTTATACCAGgctattttattgaatatgataAATAATTGAGTAAATAAACATCTTTTCAAGTTTCATTTAAACTTTTTATGTTTATCTTCAAATTTCCGTAACTTTTTATATTAATCGATATTTTCATtgaaatttctatttttcagACCGTCAATATTTCTATGATTGTCGATATTTTAGTCATCGGTAGAAACGAATTGAATAATCACTGTacaacaaatttcaaaattgtGTCGTCAATGTTCTACTCTGTTTGTTTGGTAATGCGATTAAGATGGTCAGTAGTTATATTTTAGTCTTTCATCTGACTTGTAAAGAATTATGTGATGTCttatcaaataaataaaaaaccaaGAAAGTAATGTACTCATGCAGTGCATGCATGGTGTTACGGGCCACCGAAACATGTAATCATTGTAGTagttcatttttatttataactCTATATTCGTGGCAGTGTAGGATATAAGGATAACATATCATATTTTAACACACGAGTGATCAGCAGCCTTTTCCGAAGTCAATTAGCAGGTTAGCCATGAGTCCATGACTATCTTAGtccttattttgattttttttatataaactaGACGATTAGAGTTGTAGCCGAGTCTCTTTCTAGTTTTCATCATACAATTTAAGCCTATTAGCCAATACTTAGGATATGATCAGAGAAGCGATCTTCCAAGCTTATATATCAAGTTCTTGGACATGAAGTTGCTAGCTAGTAGGCCAGTAGGCCAGTAGGCATAACACTTGTCTTGCTTTGTCTTATATGAAGACCGAAACCTAAAACTTGTGTTAGAGGGAGTCTTGTTTTTGTGAttcaaataacaaaatgacaTACTATTCATATCGATGATTAGTCTcgatttcttattttcaaaaatgagACTTATATACTAGACTAATTAGTACATTTGCTAAAtatcaaaagagaaaatatgtAAGTTATCAATCTTAAAACTATGTTTCGAATCCTGCACAATGTGGAATGGTCTAGCTAAATAGACCTAAAAGCTATAGCTTCAGGTTACCATCGAAGACAAGTTCTAACTTCTAAGGCATCTTATTCACCCTGTTTGAAAACCGAGAGAATCCCACCGACTAAAATACGAACAAGAGAGAAGCAATTGGTCATATGTATCCACAGACAGTTTCACACGCATTGTGGAATTGCAAATGCCCCGAAGATGCTCTTGAAGTCTTTgcgtctcctcctcctcctcttccaagTTTGCACTTGCAGAGACACCTTGAGATCGAACCAAGAAAAGCTCAAGGATGAAGATGGTGGGCTTCTGGTGTCTAAAGAAAGCAACTTTGAGTTGGGTTTCTTCAGCCCTGGAAATTCAAGCAACCGATACGTGGGCATATGGTACTCTCAATCTAGAGTGTCTGAGAAAACAGTGGTGTGGATTGCAAACAGAGACAACCCCATCAATGATACCTCTGGAGTTTTCACTATAAACAGGTACGGAGAGCTAGTGCTTTATGCTTATAACACGGAGACCAGTCCTATATGGTCTGCAAATGTGTCTCATCCAGTTGAAAACAGCAGTACCTTATCTGCATATGTTCAGCTTTTGGATACTGGTAACTTAGTTATGTTTCGGAATGATAAAGATGTAATCTTTGTATGGCAAAGTTTTGATTATCCTACAGATACTCTAGTCCCTGGTATGAAAGTTGGGATGAATTGGAAAACTGGGGTAGAATGGGTTTTAACATCTTGGAAATCACAAGATGACCCTGGGACTGGGGACTTTACCTTTAGGCTTCATAGTTGGAACATCAATGCCATATcccaatattttatttataagaATTTATCCAAGTATTGGCGAAGTGATCCAGAGCCATGGCCTAATGTGGTAAGAAATGCAGAGGAAATGTCTTATATACTAGGTTATAACACCAATGAACTTACAATTATGAAGTTGAAGTTTTCTGGATTACATCAGCACTTAGTATGGGATGCTGGTGAGCATCAATGGAAGGAGCTGTGGTCGTCACCGAAATACCAGTGTGACTGGTATGGACATTGTGGTGCTAACAGCAAATGTAGCACCGACAGCGGTAATCTGTTTGAGTGTGAGTGTTTACCGGGGTATGAACCAAAATCTATAAGTGGTTGGAATAGGAGGGATGGGTCAGATGGATGTGTGAGTAAACGGATGGGGTTGTCAAAGTGTGGGAATGGAGAAGGGTTTGTGAAGGTGGCAAAGGTGAAAGATCCAGACCCATCGAAAGGAGCATTGTTGAAAACAAGTATGAGTACCAAAGAGTGTGAGCAGGAGTGCTTAAAAAATTGCTCTTGTAGGGGATATTTGAGCAAAAAGATTGATGGGGTTCGTGATTGCTTGACATGGTATGATGACTTGATGGACATTTTGGTTTACACAGAAGCCGgacgagatttatatgttCGTGTGGATAAAATTCAGTTAGGTACTATATTTCTTGCCAACAGAAATTTTATTGTGTTCTTTACTGCTTTTGTTCATGTAAGTTCCCTGTGTTCTGCTGATCTTGCTCACTCTTACATGTAGCTGAGAATGAACAAGGATTCTTCAGAAGAGGCATGCTTGTTATTCCAGTACTGTTTTCTCTACTGGCCCTCATACTAATCAATGCACTTGCATGTTGGTTGCTTAAGAGAAGGGGGAAGATAAAAGGTATTAAAAGCACTCGTCCGCTCTGAATTGATAAACACTCACATATGATAACACCTTTCTGGTGTGTAAATCATATCAAAGCACTTCACTTGAACATCTTCAATTTTCATAATCAGTGAATCAATGCATTCAAAACGGAGAGCTTATATGGTATAGAAATAAGTTAATTGTTCTTCTATTTATGTACTAATGTATTTATGATGGCCAGACTTTATGGAGGTGGATGAACTTGAGGAAAGCAAGAGACATCCGGAATTGCAATTTTTTGATCTGAACACACTAATAGCTGCCACAGATAATTTCTCTTATGTTAATAAACTTGGCGAAGGTGGTTTTGGTTGTGTTTATAAGGTGAGTCCGAATCTAGATGTCCTAAATAGCATATGgttcaatttcaaaaaaaaaaaaaacacaagaatGTTCTGCTTTTTGAGGATCTGATGGTTTTCCTTATGATCCTACTATGAGGAATTGATATTTTTCAAAAGTAATGACTGTGAAAGTTTAATATTAGTGATGACCTGTAATTTCAGGCTGAGCTACCAAATGAACAGAAGGTTGCTGTAAAAAGGCTGTCTAGCAGCTCAGGACAAGGGGTTGATGAATTCAAAAATGAAGTTGAACTGATAGCAGGACTTCAACACAGGAATCTT contains:
- the LOC126796912 gene encoding LOW QUALITY PROTEIN: iron-sulfur cluster co-chaperone protein HscB homolog (The sequence of the model RefSeq protein was modified relative to this genomic sequence to represent the inferred CDS: deleted 1 base in 1 codon) is translated as MKKAPSSPSSPDVEEEPPDSSLLSPLSASSSSQPNSAHCWNCTAAASTTPFLLCPSCRCIQTVDYFQIFRLERKYDSVEGTLEGKYKEWQKKLHPDLVHSKSEKEREYAAEQSARVIDAYRTLSNPLARAIYILKLEGVDIDEEETLTDLDLLSEIMEIREAVEEASDAQALNQIQTQMQEKLKEWSNNFSKTFESRNFEEAVKAIRHMTYYERVMKKL
- the LOC126800167 gene encoding G-type lectin S-receptor-like serine/threonine-protein kinase At1g11410, with product MLLKSLRLLLLLFQVCTCRDTLRSNQEKLKDEDGGLLVSKESNFELGFFSPGNSSNRYVGIWYSQSRVSEKTVVWIANRDNPINDTSGVFTINRYGELVLYAYNTETSPIWSANVSHPVENSSTLSAYVQLLDTGNLVMFRNDKDVIFVWQSFDYPTDTLVPGMKVGMNWKTGVEWVLTSWKSQDDPGTGDFTFRLHSWNINAISQYFIYKNLSKYWRSDPEPWPNVVRNAEEMSYILGYNTNELTIMKLKFSGLHQHLVWDAGEHQWKELWSSPKYQCDWYGHCGANSKCSTDSGNLFECECLPGYEPKSISGWNRRDGSDGCVSKRMGLSKCGNGEGFVKVAKVKDPDPSKGALLKTSMSTKECEQECLKNCSCRGYLSKKIDGVRDCLTWYDDLMDILVYTEAGRDLYVRVDKIQLAENEQGFFRRGMLVIPVLFSLLALILINALACWLLKRRGKIKDFMEVDELEESKRHPELQFFDLNTLIAATDNFSYVNKLGEGGFGCVYKAELPNEQKVAVKRLSSSSGQGVDEFKNEVELIAGLQHRNLVKLLGCCIKGGERILVLEYMPNKSLDSFLFDKTRSFLNWEQRFDIINGVARGLLYLHQDSRLRIIHRDLKTSNILLDAEMTPKISDFGMARIFDGDKLQDKTKKVVGTYGYMSPEYAVYGRFSTKSDVFGFGIILLEIVSGKRNNGSYEDDYSMNLIGHVWHLWKEGAALEIVDSSLQSYQPDEVLICIQVALLCVQENPKDRPAMSSVVFMLTGETSLPSPDQPAFVFAKNSSILADPKELYSINDLTITIMEARG